A single Methanospirillum lacunae DNA region contains:
- a CDS encoding polyphosphate kinase 2 family protein: MELKGPKVKDYIAKFIVEPGKQVRLKDFKTGWAENEQMKKLGEDKSKDLLVEMLEKDRSALAAVQDLLWSSRTHAVLIILQGMDTAGKDGTIRHVMSGVNPQGCSVHGFKVPSTQEHNHNFLWRYSNVLPERGEIGIFNRSYYEDVLVTRVHPNIISGFPKDIGPDADGFWKGRYYDINAFEEHLIRNGTLILKFFLHISKDEQKRRLLDRLEHKEKYWKFSVADLTERQFWDNYIKVYEKMLEATSTDIAPWFVIPGDYKWVARTAVAEAVVTAIKGLNLSYPSVSDDEIKRLMEAKKKLQAE; encoded by the coding sequence ATGGAATTGAAAGGACCAAAAGTCAAGGATTACATAGCGAAATTTATTGTTGAACCTGGGAAACAGGTACGTCTTAAAGATTTTAAGACCGGATGGGCTGAAAACGAACAAATGAAGAAACTTGGAGAGGATAAGTCCAAGGATCTCCTCGTGGAAATGCTTGAAAAGGACCGGAGTGCTCTGGCAGCAGTTCAGGATCTTCTCTGGTCATCCCGAACTCATGCAGTCCTGATAATTCTTCAGGGAATGGATACAGCAGGAAAAGATGGAACAATCAGACATGTTATGTCAGGTGTAAACCCACAAGGGTGTTCAGTTCATGGGTTTAAGGTTCCAAGTACACAGGAGCATAATCATAATTTTCTCTGGCGGTATTCGAATGTTCTCCCGGAACGTGGAGAGATCGGTATCTTTAACCGGTCGTATTATGAGGATGTCCTGGTAACCAGAGTTCATCCTAATATTATCTCCGGTTTTCCAAAAGATATCGGACCTGATGCTGATGGATTCTGGAAAGGAAGATATTATGATATCAACGCGTTTGAGGAGCATCTTATCAGAAACGGAACACTCATTCTAAAATTCTTCCTCCATATCTCAAAAGATGAACAGAAACGCAGGCTTCTTGACCGGCTTGAGCATAAAGAAAAGTACTGGAAGTTTTCGGTAGCAGATCTTACTGAGCGACAGTTCTGGGATAATTACATAAAAGTATACGAGAAAATGCTTGAAGCTACTTCTACCGATATAGCTCCATGGTTTGTCATTCCCGGAGACTATAAATGGGTTGCGCGGACTGCAGTTGCCGAAGCAGTTGTTACAGCAATTAAAGGGTTAAATCTGTCATATCCGTCGGTATCAGACGATGAGATCAAACGTCTTATGGAGGCAAAGAAGAAACTCCAGGCAGAATAA